GCCTGGGCGGCGGTGCTCACCTGGGTCACACCGGTCAGCAGGGCGGTGGCCGAGAGTACGGCGACAGCTGCGAGCTTTCGCTTCACGGACGAGTCCTTCCGGGAAACCGCGTCTGGGCGCGGTCACGCCGCGTCCCGGGGGCCGGGTCGGCACCTGTGGGGCGGGACGGGCGCTGACGTGCTGGAACCCCGTACAGTCGAGCGGCTCGCCACCAAGGGGTGGGGGTGGGGGCAACCGCTGGGGGTGAACAGAAGCATGACAATCCAGCAGATGAAATGACAGGTCTGCCTCAGGAGTTGGCCAGGTCCCGCCATCAGGTAAAGGGCGGTCAAGCAGTGCCGGAATCGGGGCGATTCACCGCATTCCGCAGATCGTTCCCGCCCGATCCATGTCCGACCGCCTGCATCGACAGCCGTCCGCCCGCCGAACGCGGGTTCGGCGGGCGGCACGATCCACCGGCAGTCGACTTTTACATCTGTGTAGAAGTTTCCACACAGTCCCTTGACGCCGGGGTGGCGAGGGTCCGCCACCCGGCACCCTTGCTCACCCGCCGGACGTCTGCTACCAGGCCTCGGCCCGCCGCTGCTGGAACCGCCACTACGGAAACCGCCACTACTGGAACCGCCACTCCTGGTCCTCGTTGCCGGGGGTGCAGGCGACCATGGTGACCGCGTTGCCCGGGCCGTTGTTGGTCAGGCAGATCGAGTTCATGTAGTCGCCCAGCGTGTACGAGCCCGGGCTGGAGCCGTTGCGGACGGTCCAACTGGTGAGGTAGCTGAAGCCGCTGCTGGCCTCGACCTTCCCGTCCATGGTCTGGACGAGCGCCGGTCCGCCGTTGTTGCAGGCGTTGAAGTGGATCCACGTACCGGGGTCGGTGGAACGCACCCACCCGTACTGCGAGGCGCCCCCGACCACGACCGGGTTGTCGCCGCTCAGGGTGTCGTTGCGCAGCCCGAGCGGGCGGCGCTCCTTCGCGGTGACGATGGTGGTCCAGCTGCTGCCGCCGCAGGACGCGGGGCGGGGCGGGCTCTGCGGGGCCGGGGTGGTGCCGCCAGCCGTGTTCTGGGCCGGGGGCTGCGGATTCTGGTTGGCGGGCGGGGCGGGCGGGTTGCCGCCCGCCCCGCCTCCGGGCTGGTTCGCCTGACCGCCCGTCGACCCGCCGGCGGCCGCCCCACCGCCGGAGGCGCTGCCTGTGCCCGCACCACCGCTCCGGTTCCCGCCGGAGGCGCCGCCGCTTCCGCCCTGGACCGGGGCCTGGCCCTGGGCCGGGACGGGGACCTGCTGGTTCGGGACCCCGGGCGCCGGCTGGTCGGGATTCGGGGTGGCCGCCGGGGTGTCGGTCGGCACCGGGGCAGGGGGCGCGGTGGTGGCCGCGGGCAGCGGGGAACCGGTACCGGGGTTCGCCGGCACGGTCACCACCACGGTCGGCTGGGCGGCGGGCGGCACGGCCGCGTCCGAGCCGCCCGGACTGCGGTCGACCAGCAGGGCAGTGGCCGTGCCGACCGAGATGATGACCGGGATGATCACCGGCACCAGCAGGGCGCGCCGGTGCCGGGCCCGGCCCGGCTCGGTCTGCGCCTGCGGCAGCACCTTCGCGACCTCGTCCGGCGCGGGGTCGCCGCCCGCAGCGGGAACGACCACGGCACCGGCCTGCCCGGCCTCCTTCTTCGCCGCTGTCCCTGCCGCTCCCGCTTCCGCCTTGGGCCCGGCGGCCCCTGCAGCACCTGCGCCCCCGCCCTTGGCGTCCCCTCCCCCGGCTCGCCCGGCGGATGCAGCGTCGGGCCGGAGCCGGATCGTCCGGCTGTCGGCGGCGGCCTTCTCCCCACCGTCTGCGTGCTCCCTGGCCCCGCCGGCGTTGGCCTTACCGTCCCCGGCCTCACCGACCCCGGCCTTTCCGGCCCCGGCCCCGCCGACCCCGGCCTTGCCGGCCTCCGCTTCGGCACCCGCGCCCCCAGCCGCCGCGCGGGCCGCCGCCGCCATCTCGGCCGCGTCCGCGAAGCGCTCCTCGGGCTTCTTGGCCAGCGCCTTCGCGACCAGCGCCCGGACCGCCGCCGGGAAGGTCTCCGGAAGTTCCGGCACCGGCTGGTTGACGTGCTTGAGCGCGATCTGCAGCGGCCCCTCACCGGAGTACGGCGGCTCGCCGACCAGCAGTTCGTAGCAGACCACGCCGATCGAGTACAGGTCGGTGGCGGGGCCGAGGGCGGCCCCCTCGGCCTGTTCCGGGGACATGTAGAGCGCCGTGCCGATGATCGCGAACGGCGCGGTGAGCTTGGTGCTGGCGAGCGCCCGGGCGATGCCGAAGTCCGTGATGGCCACCCGGCCGTCGGTGCGCACCATCAGGTTGGACGGCTTGATGTCCCGGTGCACGATGTCCTGCTGGTGCGCGGCGTGCAGCGCGTCCAGGGCGCCGGCGACCAGTTCGAGGGCACGCCCGACGGTCATCGGGCCCGAGTTCGCGAGCACCCGGTCCAACGGACTGCCCGCGATCAGCTCCATGACGATGTAGGCGCAGCGCTCGTCGCCGTCCTCGCCGCTCTCGCCGTAGTCGTGGACGTCCACGATGCCGGGGTGGTCGACCGCGGCGACCAGCTGGGCCTCGCGGCGGAAGCGCTGGGTGGCGGTCTCGTCCTCGAACAGCTCCGAGCGCAGGATCTTGACCGCGACCTGCCGCGCCAGGACGGTGTCCTCGGCCCGCCAGACCGAGCCCATCGCGCCTCCGCCGATCTTCCCGACCAGCCTGTACCGTCCGCCGAGCACGGTGCCCGCCCCGCTCATGCCCCAGTCCCCCTGTGTGTCATGTCCCGCCCCGACGGGTCGTCGGCACACAGTGTGCCAGAGCGTGCCGCGGCCTCAGCAGACCGGATACGGAAAGGAATTGAGCACGAGTGCCAGGGACTGACCGAACGCAGAGCCGGACGCCGGACCGCCCGGCCGACCGGGTGACCGACCGGGCGACCGTCCGGCCTTCAGACCTTCCGGAAGTATCCGGCGCGGTCGGACACCTCCAGGACCGCCGCGACGACCGCCCCGGGCTGGTCGGCGTGGATGGCGTGGCCGGCCTCGCGCACCGTGCCGTGCGTCCCCCTGGGGGCGCCGGAGGCGACCTGCGACTGCAGGGCGGTCCAACGGGAGCGCATCGCCCGGGGCAGCCCTTCGGTCGCACTCAGGACGGCCACCGGCACATCCGGCAGCGGCGTGGCGGAGCGGCGGCGCCGGATCTCGGCGGTGGTGACGTTCGTCAGCCGGTTCTCCGCGAGGACGGTCCGCCGCTGGTGGGAGTGCCCGACCACGGCCGCCTCGGCCCGGGCGAGCGGATCCGCCGGCCCGGGCGCGGTGGCCGCCGGGGCGGACCGGAGCAACCACAACCGGAGCAGCGCGGCTTCGGCGAGCCGGATGGACCGTGGCTGAAAATCCTCGTGCGCCGGATCCACCAGCACCAGCCCGGCCACCAGCTCCGGCCGCTGCCGGGCGAGGAGTTGGGCCAGCTGGCCGCCCCAGCTGTGCCCGACCAGGATCGCCGGACCGGCGCCCAGGTGCCGGACGAGGGCGGCCAGGTCCTCGATCCCTCCGTCCAGGCTGGGGCCGGTCGCGCGGCCGACTGCGGTGCGCTCCGGCTCGCTGGCACCGAGCCCGGCCCGGTCGTACGCCACCACCCGCCCGTGTCGGGACAGTTCTGGCAGGACGGGCAGCCAGGTGAGCGAGGAGGTGCCGCAGCCCGCGATCAGGACCACGGGTGTCACACCGCCCTCGCCCGCCTCCACCCAGCGCAACGCCCGCCCGCCGCAGTCGAGTTCACTCGGCCGCACCCTTACCCCGCCCGGGGCGTTCTCGGCGAAGGCCGACGCGATGGCCTCCTGGACGCCCCGCAGGCCCGTCCCGTCCTGCTCTCCCCGCGTGTCCTTTCCGCCGTGCACGCCCAACCCCCCGGTTCAGTCGTCTGGTTCACCCGTCGCCCTCACTATGTCAGGCGAGCCGGCGGCCGTAGGGGCGAACGGCAGGGCGGCCGGCCGTACCGGCGGGCAGCGGGCTCGGGCGCGAGCTCAGGCCGGCAGGACGCGCTTCAGCAGGCCGAGCAGCGTCTCCCAGTGCCGCGCGTCGGCGGCCGCGTCGTAACGGGTGGTGTCGGCCTGGGTGTAGCCGTGCGGCGCACCGGCGTAGACCTCCGCCCGGAACCGGACCCCGGCGGCGGTGAGGGCCGTGGCGAGCCGGTCGATCTGCTCGGGCGGCAGCGCCTCGTCCTGGTCGGCGTGGCCGAAGTACAGCTCGGCGGTGATCCGGTCGGCACCCAGGTGCGGGCTGTCCGGGCGCTCGGTGGCGAGGTTGCCGCCGTGGAAGCCGGCCGCGAGGGCTATCCGGTCCGGGTGGCTGACGGCCGTGCGCAGGGCGAGGAGCGCTCCGCGGCAGTAGCCGGTGAGTGCGACCGGCCCGTCCTGGACCAGCGAGGACTCGGCGAGCCAGCGCAGGTAGGCGTCCGCGTCGCGGGCGGTCGTCTCCGGGGTGAGGGTGGCGAGCAGCGGGCCGATCTGCTCGAACAGCGCGTCGTCGCTCTCCACGTCGATGAGCTCCGGCAGTTCGACCAGCGGGGCGCGGCCGTTGCGGTAGTAGGCGTTGGGGACGAGCACGGTGTACCCGGCTCCGGCGAGCCGGTCGGCCGTCCGCTGCAGGTGCGGCCGGAGCCCGAAGGCGTCCATGTAGAGGAGGATGGCCGGGTGGGCGCGGCCGTCGTCGGGGTGGGCGAGGTAGGCGTCGGCGGTTCCGTCCGCCGTCGGGATGTCCACGAGGGTTCCGCGCACGGTCATGGTGAGGGTGCTCCTTCCGTTCTCGCCGCAGGGTATCCGGTGGGTGCGTGCCGCCGTTCCAGGAACGCCCCCACCACGGTGCGGCGTTGAGCGGGCATGGCGTTGATCGTGGGTGTGCTGGCGGCGGTGGCGGCGGTACTGGGGCTGGTCGTGCTGGCCGCGTGGCAGATCCGGGACGAGGCCTCTGCGCGTCCGCGGCCCCGCGGGCCCGGGGTGGCGACGGGCGTCGGCGGGCTGGAGGAGCTGCACGCACTGTTCAGCCCGGGCAAGCGGATACAGGTCGAGCAGAAGAAGGAGCAACTGGCGCTGCGCGACGACGCGCAGGCCGGATCGCCGCCGCACTTCGGCGTGGACCTGGAGCGGGGCGTGGCGGTGCTGCGCGCCGGGCCCGGCCCGGGCGCGCCCGAGCGGCCGCAGGAGGACGGCGCCCCAGGAGCAGTGCCCGGGGCGTAGCGGTACCCGGCGCATAGCGGTGCGCGGCACGCAGCGAGGCCCGCCGGTGGCGGCGCGGGTCAGTGGCGGCGCCGGGTCAGTTGCCCCAGCTGCGGGAGCAGAGCACCAGCCGGTAGCCGTCCGGGTCGGCTATCGTCACGCCGAACTTGTCCCAGTACGGGTTGTGCGAGGTGACCCGGGTGCCTCCGGCCGCCTCCAGCCGGGCGGTCAGGGCCTCGTCGACCGGCGCACCGAGGTAGACGACGAACAGGTCCTCCACCGTCGGCGTGGGCTCCGTCGGATGCTCCGGGTCGTGGGTCAGCTCGAAGTGCCAGGCACCGCCGGGCGGGCCGACCATCAGCAGGTCGTGCTCACCGGACACCCGCTCGGTGGTGCGCCACAGCACATCGAGGCCGAGGCCGCCGACGTAGAAGCGCTCGGCCGCCGCGAGGTCGCGCGAGGGACGGGCCACACGGATGTGCATCGTGGAATCGATCATGTCGGCGACCATAGCCGACACCACTGACAACGACCTCCTGGATCTCCCGGTCGCACAGCAGCCGGCCGTCCTCGGCATGCTGCTCCGTCAGGACGGGCTGGTGGCCAGCAGCGCGGTGGTGGTCACCTTGTTGTCGCACTCGGCGAACAGGCCGTCGTCCAAGGCCACTTGGTGGGCTCCCGCGCCGCCCGGCAGGCCCAGGACGAGGGTGGGGTAGGCGACCGGGGTGGCCCCGGAGACGCAGTAGCCGTCGGCCTCGCCCTGGACCTGGACGAAGGTCAGCTTCACCCAGGCCTTCCCGCCCGGGGCGAGGTGGACCGGGGCGGCGGAGCCGGTGTGGGTCACGGCGAGCGGCGCGTTGCGGTCCGGGGAGCCGTTGGCCGCTCCGGCCACCGTCGGGAAGCCCTGGAGCGTGCACGGGCGGGTGGAGGCGTTGGTGAACGCGACGATCGCCGCTCCCAGGCCCGTGCCCTCGGGGCGCACCTTGGCCTGGTGGGCGTCCACCTTCAGCGCGGTGGGCGCGCAGGTCGGCACCGCCGTACCGCTGCTCGTCGGTCCACCGGACGGCGCGGCGACGGTGGCCGCTCCCGTGGACGGGGTGCCGGCCTCGGTGGGGGCCGGTGACTTGGCGCTCGGCGCGGCCGAGGCGGTGGCCGCCACCGTCGGTGCCGCGCTCGCCCCGGCCCCCGACGGCTCGTCGTTCCCGGGGCCGCACGCCGTGGCGAGCAGCGCGACCGTAGCGGCCGAGACCACCGCGACCGCGGCTCTTCGGGCCTTCGTTCCGTACCGCGTGTCCTGCATGACGCCCCCTCGGAGGATGGAGTGGTGCCGACCCGGCGCCGGCACCTGCCCGATACACACCGCCGTTCCGCCGCCGGTTCCCCGGGCGGTCGGGCGTGACAGAACGGTGACGCGACCGGGAAGAGCCCGGGACAACGGTGCCGGGCGGACGACCGGACCGTCGGTGGGGCCGGGGTCGGGTCCGGGCCGAACCTGGCCGAACCGGGCCGAACCGAGGACCGCACGGCCGGACCGAGAACGAGATGGGCCGACGCGCGACGCGCCGACGCCGGTACGGCCGGACCGCCCTGTCGACCGTCAGCATGGCGGGCGTGCGAAGTTCCCTGCGCTGTGTGGCTGCCCTGGTGTTGGCCGTGGCCCCGGCCGGTCCGGTCGTCCCGCCCGCCGGGGCCGAGGCTGCCCGGACTGCCAGGCTCGATGCTGCCGAGGCGGCCGGGGGCTGGGAGGTGCTCGCGCCCGGGGTGGCGTACCGGGAGCTGACGGTGCGCACCGCGCACGGCAGCGCGCGGGTGTACGCCGTCCGCGCCGACCTGCGCAGGCCGGGCGTGCGGGCGGACCTGCTCTTCCCCGGCGCGGTGGCCGCCCGGACGCCGCTGACCCAGCTGGCCGGCGCACGC
The genomic region above belongs to Streptomyces sp. 1331.2 and contains:
- a CDS encoding serine/threonine-protein kinase; this translates as MSGAGTVLGGRYRLVGKIGGGAMGSVWRAEDTVLARQVAVKILRSELFEDETATQRFRREAQLVAAVDHPGIVDVHDYGESGEDGDERCAYIVMELIAGSPLDRVLANSGPMTVGRALELVAGALDALHAAHQQDIVHRDIKPSNLMVRTDGRVAITDFGIARALASTKLTAPFAIIGTALYMSPEQAEGAALGPATDLYSIGVVCYELLVGEPPYSGEGPLQIALKHVNQPVPELPETFPAAVRALVAKALAKKPEERFADAAEMAAAARAAAGGAGAEAEAGKAGVGGAGAGKAGVGEAGDGKANAGGAREHADGGEKAAADSRTIRLRPDAASAGRAGGGDAKGGGAGAAGAAGPKAEAGAAGTAAKKEAGQAGAVVVPAAGGDPAPDEVAKVLPQAQTEPGRARHRRALLVPVIIPVIISVGTATALLVDRSPGGSDAAVPPAAQPTVVVTVPANPGTGSPLPAATTAPPAPVPTDTPAATPNPDQPAPGVPNQQVPVPAQGQAPVQGGSGGASGGNRSGGAGTGSASGGGAAAGGSTGGQANQPGGGAGGNPPAPPANQNPQPPAQNTAGGTTPAPQSPPRPASCGGSSWTTIVTAKERRPLGLRNDTLSGDNPVVVGGASQYGWVRSTDPGTWIHFNACNNGGPALVQTMDGKVEASSGFSYLTSWTVRNGSSPGSYTLGDYMNSICLTNNGPGNAVTMVACTPGNEDQEWRFQ
- a CDS encoding alpha/beta fold hydrolase, with translation MHGGKDTRGEQDGTGLRGVQEAIASAFAENAPGGVRVRPSELDCGGRALRWVEAGEGGVTPVVLIAGCGTSSLTWLPVLPELSRHGRVVAYDRAGLGASEPERTAVGRATGPSLDGGIEDLAALVRHLGAGPAILVGHSWGGQLAQLLARQRPELVAGLVLVDPAHEDFQPRSIRLAEAALLRLWLLRSAPAATAPGPADPLARAEAAVVGHSHQRRTVLAENRLTNVTTAEIRRRRSATPLPDVPVAVLSATEGLPRAMRSRWTALQSQVASGAPRGTHGTVREAGHAIHADQPGAVVAAVLEVSDRAGYFRKV
- a CDS encoding dienelactone hydrolase family protein — translated: MTVRGTLVDIPTADGTADAYLAHPDDGRAHPAILLYMDAFGLRPHLQRTADRLAGAGYTVLVPNAYYRNGRAPLVELPELIDVESDDALFEQIGPLLATLTPETTARDADAYLRWLAESSLVQDGPVALTGYCRGALLALRTAVSHPDRIALAAGFHGGNLATERPDSPHLGADRITAELYFGHADQDEALPPEQIDRLATALTAAGVRFRAEVYAGAPHGYTQADTTRYDAAADARHWETLLGLLKRVLPA
- a CDS encoding DUF6191 domain-containing protein, translating into MALIVGVLAAVAAVLGLVVLAAWQIRDEASARPRPRGPGVATGVGGLEELHALFSPGKRIQVEQKKEQLALRDDAQAGSPPHFGVDLERGVAVLRAGPGPGAPERPQEDGAPGAVPGA
- a CDS encoding VOC family protein — translated: MIDSTMHIRVARPSRDLAAAERFYVGGLGLDVLWRTTERVSGEHDLLMVGPPGGAWHFELTHDPEHPTEPTPTVEDLFVVYLGAPVDEALTARLEAAGGTRVTSHNPYWDKFGVTIADPDGYRLVLCSRSWGN
- a CDS encoding DUF4232 domain-containing protein, giving the protein MQDTRYGTKARRAAVAVVSAATVALLATACGPGNDEPSGAGASAAPTVAATASAAPSAKSPAPTEAGTPSTGAATVAAPSGGPTSSGTAVPTCAPTALKVDAHQAKVRPEGTGLGAAIVAFTNASTRPCTLQGFPTVAGAANGSPDRNAPLAVTHTGSAAPVHLAPGGKAWVKLTFVQVQGEADGYCVSGATPVAYPTLVLGLPGGAGAHQVALDDGLFAECDNKVTTTALLATSPS